ATCGGCCGACGGCTTTGCCGACGCCTTTGCCGTCGCCATCGCGAGCGCCCTTGTCGGGTCCTCTGCGGCGGCGGTGTCCTCGGTCTCCGGGGCGAGCAGTCGTACGACACCCTCCGCGCCCAGCAGCCTGGCCAGCTTCACGGGGGTACCGGTGGCGAAGATCGACGGGGCGGTCACGGACGCGCCCAGCTCACGGCCGAGTTGTACGGCGGCGAAGGTGACGTTCGCCGAATCGCCGCCCAGGTCGAAGAAGTTGGCGTGCACGTCGAAGCCCGGGAGGTCCAGCGTGGCCGCGAACACGCCCGCGATCGACTCCGCCAGCGCCTCTACCGTCACCGTCACGGTCGCCGCCGAGTCCGAGTGCGCGTCCGAGTGCGCCGCCGACCGCGCCGGCGTCGGCGTCGGGTCCGGCTCGGAGTCCGAGCGGATGACGGTGTCCCTCGTCGGCGGTGGCAGCTCGCCGCGCGCGACCTTGCCGTTGTCGGTCAACGGGAGGGCGTCGAGGGCGACATAGGCGTCGGGCACCATGTAGCGGGGCAGGGAGCCGCCCACGAACGCGTCGAGCTGAGCCTTGGTCGGCGTACCGTCGCCCACCAGGTAGGCGGTGAGCCTCGGTTCGCCGCGTCCCTCGAACCGCGCCGCGACGACCACGGCGGCGGTGATGCCATCGAACGTCTCCAGCACCCGCTCGATCTCCGCGGGCTCGATGCGATTGCCGCGCACCTTCACCTGCGCGTCGCCGCGCCCGAGCCACTCGATCGCGCCGTCCGCGTGCTGACGTACCTCGTCACCGGTCCGGTAGAGCCGTACACCGGTCACCGGGTGGACGACGAAGACGGACTCCGTCAGATCCGGCCGACCGGTGTAACCGCGGGCGAGTCCGCTGCCGGAGAGGTACAGCTCGCCGGTCGCTCCGGTCTCGCACTGCTCCAACTCCCCGTCCAAGACGTGGAGTTCCATGTTCGGCAGGGGTTCGCCCAGCGGCAGGAAGGAGCCCACCGAGGTGACCTCGTGGCACGAGGCCCAGATCGTCGCCTCGGTCGGGCCGTACAAGTTCCACAGGGCGCTGGCCGGTTCGTGCAGTCGCTCGGCGGTGGCGGGCGGCAGGGCCTCGCCGCCCGAGAGCACGGTGAGCTCCGCGTGCGGTGTCCAGCCGGTGCCGAGCAGCAGGCGCCACAGACTCGGCGTCGCCTGAGCGACCGTCACATCCGTGGTGAGTTCGGCCAGTTGGGTCGGATCGGCCGCTGTCTCACGGGAGGCCAGGACCACCGTCGCGCCGACCGTCAGCCCGAGGAACAGCTCCAGCAGGGAGATGTCGAAGGCCACGGTGGTGTGTGCGAGCACGGTGTCGTCGGACGAGACGCCGAGGCGTTCACCGATCCCGGTGAGGAAGTTGGCCAGCGCCCCGTGCTCGACCTCCACGCCCTTCGGGTCGCCGGTCGACCCGCTGGTGAAGAGGAGGTAGGCCAGGTCGGAGGCGATGACCTGGGGCGGCACCGCCTGCGCGGAGCCGTCCGGGCCCGGCACGCTACGCGCGTCACCGAGCGACATGCCGAGGTCATGCGTACGGGCGTCGGTGAGTATCAGGTCGCACCGCGACACCTCCACGTACCGCCGCAGCCGCTCCACGGGGTATCCCGGGTCCAGGGGCAGGAAGGCCGCCCCGGCCCGCAGGATTCCGAGCATGGCGGGGAGCAGCGGGAGATCCCGCTCCATCAGTACGCCGACCACCGACCCGGACTCGATGCCCTGGTCGTGCAGGCGGGCGGCGACGGCGTCCGCCCAGGCGTCCAGGCCCGCGTAGTCCAGGGTGCGGGAGCCACTGCGGACAGCGGTCGCTCTCGGCCGGTCGGCGACGGTGGCCGCGATCAGGTCCAGTACGGTCCCGGCCGCCACTGGGGCCTCGGGCCGTACCGCCGCCGGCGCCTCGGGCCGTACCGCGGGCTGCGCCTCCGGCTGTGCCGCGGGCTCGGGGTGCGGCTCATCGCCGTGGAGCAGCGCCGTCAGGACCAGGTCCTCGACCCGCTCGGTGAACTCCAGCGCCTCGTCCTCCCCCATCGCCGTCTCGCGTACGAAGACGGTGGGCGGGCCGTCCCGCAGGCACAGCAGCGCGATCTCGGTGTGCGGTTCGGCGGACGCCTCCTCCCCCGCGTCGCGGTCCAGCACCATGACGCGGGTGAAGCTCGGCTCGTCGGAGCCGAGCGGGCGGCCGGCCAGGCCGAGCCGGAGTTCGAGGTCGCTGGCGTAGCCCTGACGGGCCGCCGCCTCGTCCAGCTTGTCCTGAAGGGACCGGGAGGTGTCGCCGTCGAACCGTACGGGGAACCGCGCGGCGGCGATGCCATGGGTCTGCTCCGCGAGGACCCGCGCGGACGCCGGTGACCAGGCGAAGTCGAAGGTCGGCTCGCCGGTGCGCTCGGCCACGGCGGTGAGGAAGGCGCGGACGACGGCGACCGCCTCCTCCCGCGAGCCGGGGGTGAGCGCCAGCTCGTAACGGCCGTAGTGAGCCCCGGCCGCGGAGAAGTCGTCGGCGGCGAGCGGGGCGGGGCGCAGCTCCTCCAGCCGTGCGCGCCACCAGGGTTCGTGTGTCCGCAGCGCCTTCTGGGCGGCGGCGATGTCCGCCAGCCGCTCGGCCGGGACGGCGGGCAGCGGCGAGCCCGGGGCGATGCCGAGCCGTTGCGCGGCTGCCTGGCCGCTCAGCGCGCTCCCGTCGACGGCGGTGCAGTCGCTCAGTACGAGGTCGGCGTCCGGGGCCGCCAGGGTGATGGCCGACGTGGTCACCGACAGCACGGTGGTCTCGGTACGGGGATCCTCGCGCGGGATCAGTCTGACCTGCCGGGTGAAGACCGCGCCCTGCTCGGTGACAAGGGTCGGTACCCCGAGCGGGTTCGGGAAGGAGCCGTAGTCCAGGGCCTTGGAGAGCCGGACGGCCTCGACGGCGGAGACTCCGGCGTGGATGAGTCCGCCGGACGCCATCCGGGCGGACCGCCGGTAGAACCGCCGCTCGCGGTCGCTCGTGTCGACCGGCTCGGGCAGGGTTCGCGCCACCAGGTGCGGTACGAGACCGGCGAAGAGCTCGATGCCCACCTCGGCCGTCTCGTAGGTCAGCGACAGGGCGGTGGAGTGGTCACGTACGGGGAACCAGCGCTCCAGGAGCACACCTCCGGCGTCCACGGCCTCGGTCATCAGGTGCCAGGTCGCCGCGTGCCGGGGCGCGCCCTCGTACAGCGCCCAGGCGGGGACGTGGCTGCCGGAGTAGCGGGGCAGCGGCCCGTCGTGGAAGTTGATCGCGGCCGTGGTCGGCAGGCCGAGGATCTCGGCGGGCAGGATCCGGAAGTTGACCATGCTGAACAGGTAGTCGAACGGCTGCGCCGAGAGCGTCGCCGACAGGTCGCCGTGCGGGTCGAGCACGGGGATCCCGTGCTCACCGGCCCAGGCGGTCACGGCGGGGTCGTCGCTGAAGACTCCCTCGATCCGTACGTCCGCGTCGAGGAGTTGTGCGGCGCACTGGGTGAGGACCCGGGTGCCGCCGATGACGAAGCAGTTGGCCGGCATGCTCACCCCGTGGCCTTTCCGGTCTCGGAGGTGTGCGCGCCGTTCCCGGCGTTCGCGGTGGTGTCGGGGCCCTGTGCCGTCTCGGCGAGGACCCAGGAGTCGATCTGCGAGACGACCTCCTCGTCGAGCGAGAGCTGTCCGGGTGTCCAGAGCGGGTTCGACAGGCCGCGGTGCGTGCGCTCGCACATCTCCCAGTCCTCGTAGTTCGCCTTGTCCCACAGGGCGAACACCGCCTCGTGGGAGAAGTCGCTCTTGGCGGTCTCGGAGGGGTGGAAGAGCCAGAAGTGCCGGACGAAACAGGTGCCGGGGCTCTCGGGCCAGACCCACTGCATCATCACGTAGTCGGCGGTGAACCCGAACAGCAGATTGGGCAGGATCGTGATCCAGTTGATCTTCTGCCGGTCGGCTTCGGGGACCAGCTCCATCGGTGTGCGGGCGCTGCGTCCCGTCATGGAGACGGAGTTGTAGGCGTTCCGGATGCCCTGCCAGGCGCCGACGATGTCGCCCTTGAGGTCGTAGGTGCCCGCGTCGTCGAAGTCGGTGATGCGGTGCAGGTCCTTGTGGGCCGTGGGGAAGTGCAGGCTCTCGTTGACGTTGTGCGCGACGAGCTTCCAGTTGGAGGCGACCGGGTAGTCCTTCGCCTCGACGCATTGCAGGTCGGCGAGTTCGTAGACGCGCGCGAACTCGCCGAACTCGCCGAGTGAGGCGTCGAGATCGGGGGCGTCGTCGGACAGGGCGATGAAGACGACCCCGAACCGGATCTCGGTCCGCACGGGCAGCAGACCGTTCTTCTCCTTCTCGAAGAAGTGGTCGAAGTAGGTGCCGTTGAGGCTCTTGAGCTTGCCGTTCCGGTCGTACACCCAGCAGTGGTAGAGGCAGACCAGGCTCTGGCGCTTGCCGGTCGCCTCCTCCACGAGTTTGTAGCCCCGGTGCCGGCAGTAGTTGTGGTATGCCTGGATCCCGTCGTCCCCGTGGATGATCAGTACGGATCCGGTGCCGATGTTCAGCGTGGTGTAGGCGCCCTTGTCCTTCAGCCGGGAGACATGGTCCACCGGGAGCCAGCGCCGGCCGTAGATGCGGGACATCTCCCGGCGGTACTGCTCCTCGCCGGTGTAGAACCCGTGCGACCTGCCGATGCCGCCCGTCTCGAAGTACGGCCTGTCGTCGCCCTGGTCACTGATGAGATCGAACATGCTGGACGCGCGCGTCATCTGCTGGTCTCCCTCAGAGGGTCAAGCGCATGGAATGCCGTGCGGGAACACCCATAACGCCGGGGCCCGCGGAAAGCCGCGGCGGACCCCGGCAACGGTGGTTACCGCATGACGAGTGATTACGGGGAAGCCGGGCCGGGTCGGCGCGGGTGAGGCGCGAGGGCTGCCCGGCCGACGGGCTGGAGCTGACGAAGCATCAGGGACGGGCGGCACGCCCGGCACAGGCCGGTCGGCCTGGTGAGCCCCTGGCCGGGGCTGGTGCGGCCGGCCCCCGTCGGCCCGTCATCCGGCCGGGTCGTAGATCCGCTTCTCCTCCGGCACGCCCGCGGCGTCGTAGAGACGTTCGAGGGCGTCCGGCGCGTAGACCTCGTAGTCCGGTACGACTCCGCCGATGAGGCCGAGCATCTTGTTGGTCCACTCCTGGCTGGCGCTCATCGCGGACATCGTCGCCTCGAAGAACGGCGGCAGTTCGGTGAGTTCGCCGAGCGTCGTCGTGAAGTCGTAGACGCCCGCGCTCTCCTCGTCGCGCAGCTTGTTGTACTCGGCCAGCGCCTCTTCCATCGGCCGCTCGCCGGCCAGGCCCTGGTGGACGCGCTCGGCGAGGAGTTCACCGTGTGCGAAGGCGTCGGTGATGCCCCAGCCGGTGTAGGGGTCCTTGTGGTAGCCGGCATCGCCGACCAGTGCCCAGCCGGGGCCGTGGGCGCGGCGGTAGTAGTTGTCCGGGTAGCGCATGGGCTTGAAGGGCTCCTCGCGCCTGCCCTGCTCGCGCAGCTGCGCGCCCATCTCCGGCGATACGTCGTCGAACACGGCCTGGAAGCCGGTCTCGACGTCCTTGCGGAACTCCTTGAGGTGGCGCTTGGTGCAGATGACGGCGAGCATGCTCACGTCGTCGTTCGTCGGCCAGGTGCCGAACCACTTCTCGTTGAAGCCGGTCTTGTGGTGCAGGCCCCAGTCGAGACCGGTGTAGTACGAGTAGTAGATGAAGCCGGCGGCGGGGCGCACGTTGTAGAGCTCCGCGCCGACCTTCTTGGCGACCGTGGAGTGGAAGCCGTCGGCGCCGATGACGACGGTGGCGCGGAACTCCCGCTCCTGGCCGTCCCCTTCGCGTCCTCGGATGCCCGTCACGCGGCCGTCGGTGAAGACCAGGTCGGAGACGGTGAACCCTTCGATCACCTCGGCGCCGGCGCGGCGGGAGGCATTGATGAGGATCTCGTCCAGCACGGTGCGGCGCGGGCAGTAGACGGCGTCGATGCCGTCCACCGGGTCGGCGAAACCGTTGAGTTCTATGCCCCGGTAGGAGTAGTTCATCTTCCGGAGCGCCGGGGTCTTGGCCCCGATGATCTCGTCGAGCAGACCCCATCCCTGGAGCTTGAGCAGTCCGGCCTGGTGGATGTAGTGCGTCGAGACGGCGTCGCTGGGGAACGAGGCCCGGTCCACCACAAGAACCCGGTGCCCCTCTCGTGCCAGCAGCATCGCCACCGGTGACCCGGCGCAGCGTCCACCCACAACGATCACGTCGTACATACGATCCCCCGTCAATTTGGTTTGAGGAACTGACGCACCGCTGTAAGCGGCGGGAGCACGACCCGGAGGCTATGAAAATCGACAGATGAAGGTCAAGTACGAGTAATA
The nucleotide sequence above comes from Streptomyces sp. NBC_01716. Encoded proteins:
- a CDS encoding aromatic ring-hydroxylating oxygenase subunit alpha; this encodes MTRASSMFDLISDQGDDRPYFETGGIGRSHGFYTGEEQYRREMSRIYGRRWLPVDHVSRLKDKGAYTTLNIGTGSVLIIHGDDGIQAYHNYCRHRGYKLVEEATGKRQSLVCLYHCWVYDRNGKLKSLNGTYFDHFFEKEKNGLLPVRTEIRFGVVFIALSDDAPDLDASLGEFGEFARVYELADLQCVEAKDYPVASNWKLVAHNVNESLHFPTAHKDLHRITDFDDAGTYDLKGDIVGAWQGIRNAYNSVSMTGRSARTPMELVPEADRQKINWITILPNLLFGFTADYVMMQWVWPESPGTCFVRHFWLFHPSETAKSDFSHEAVFALWDKANYEDWEMCERTHRGLSNPLWTPGQLSLDEEVVSQIDSWVLAETAQGPDTTANAGNGAHTSETGKATG
- a CDS encoding NAD(P)/FAD-dependent oxidoreductase, yielding MYDVIVVGGRCAGSPVAMLLAREGHRVLVVDRASFPSDAVSTHYIHQAGLLKLQGWGLLDEIIGAKTPALRKMNYSYRGIELNGFADPVDGIDAVYCPRRTVLDEILINASRRAGAEVIEGFTVSDLVFTDGRVTGIRGREGDGQEREFRATVVIGADGFHSTVAKKVGAELYNVRPAAGFIYYSYYTGLDWGLHHKTGFNEKWFGTWPTNDDVSMLAVICTKRHLKEFRKDVETGFQAVFDDVSPEMGAQLREQGRREEPFKPMRYPDNYYRRAHGPGWALVGDAGYHKDPYTGWGITDAFAHGELLAERVHQGLAGERPMEEALAEYNKLRDEESAGVYDFTTTLGELTELPPFFEATMSAMSASQEWTNKMLGLIGGVVPDYEVYAPDALERLYDAAGVPEEKRIYDPAG